The candidate division TA06 bacterium nucleotide sequence TCGTCTTTGAGAATACCAGCCCAAGGTAATAGTGAGCCTTGGCGTTATCTGGATCCCTGCTTACTACTTCCTTCAGCATGCCTTTTGCATCCTCGTAGCTTTCGTTTTTGATCTTGTAGCGAGCCAGGCTGACACGGACGGACATATTATCCGGGGCTTTCTCTATTGCTTTATTCAATATGTCCTGAGCTTGGTCTTGCTTGTCTTGCTTCGTGTAGACGTAAGAAAGCTGCGTGTAAGGGCCAATTGAATCCGGTATTATTTCGATTGTGCTAAGTAACCTCTTTTCAGCGGAGTCCCAGGCTTCGTCTTCAATGAAGTCCATGCCGGAGTTATAGTATATGGCCCAGAAATAGCGCGGTTCTCTCCCGAATTCGCTTTTCTGCGAAGGGTTTATGGAGATAGCTTTGTCAAAGTGATCGGCAGCCTTTGTGAACTTTCTCTGGCTGGCGTAGCTCTTTCCCAGCCACATGTGGGCGTCGGAGTTTTCAGGCTCTATTTCTAAGGCCTGCTTAAACTTAACCTCCGCAGACTCGTACCTTGACTGTTGCATGTCGATTATCCCGCCCGTAACGTAGGGGTTCCTGCTTGCACAGCCCAAGGAGACGCACGCGAGGCAGAGAAGAATGACCAGAATATGTTTTTGTCCCACCACACCCTCCTTATCTGTTAATGGGTAGGTGAATAACCAACTGAAGCAGGTATAACAGAAGCACCCGAGAGTGTCAAGGGTAAATTCCTTCCATTGCTTGTGGTCCATTGGTTCTTGACACTAAACAACTCAAGCCTATAATGGGTTCGAGCTGAGGTAAGAATGAAAGCAAAAAGAGCCATCCTTCTCGTTCTCATTGTGGCATCAGTAGTTGCTGGATGCCGTAAGCCTCCGGAAAAAGTGGAGGTTAGGGAGCCAATCTATCCTACTCCCCCTGTAGAGGACTTCGAAGGGCTGTACGCGTATGCTGTTGGGCGAGATGGTTACTGTGCCATTGATCTCTTCAAAGGGGCTTTGGTTCACAAGTCGAAGATTGCAGCGACCGTTAGCTCAGCGTGTCTTTCGACTGATGGGAGAAACTTGTACCTTGGGGTTGCCGGCGGTGTCGCGGTAGTAGACATGGTCAAACCGCGAATAACGCGCCGAATCTCTCTCGCTGCTGTTCCGCAGGTGCTGCTGAGCAATCCAATGGATGGTGAGATCTTCTCATTAGACTCTCTGAGGGGCCTTTCTGTGATAACACCGTCTGGCGAAGTATCCAGGATGGAGCTTGATGGCCTGCCCGGTACTGCACTCGTTACCCCTAATGGAGCAAAGGTAGTGGTCAGTGTTTCTGCTCCTCCGCGCTCTTTTGTAGAAGTCATTGACTGGGTGACAAAGAGTGTAAACAGGATAATAGATGTTCCGAACGCGAAGGGGATTGCATCCACCCCGTACGGGGTAAGAATGTACTGTCTTTCTGACTTGAGTGCTTTTGTGTACGATGGGAGGAGTTTTGAGCGCATAGGAAAGATAGACTTCCCCGCTTCTCCGGAGGCGATAAGGATGACGCCCGCCGGAAACAAAATATATTTCCTTGCCGGCTCAAAGGTATATGTCGTTTCCAGAGTAAGGAACTCGATCACCTCTGAGCTTGGTGTCGCAGGGAGGGTGGTGGACCTGAGATTCTCGCCTGATGGCGGATTTGCCTACTTGATAACTGAGAATCCGGACAGCCTTCTCATTATGGATGCAGGTATAGACAGCATAATCTTCTCAAAGGGTCTTGATCATTCGCCGCGAGAGCTCGCGCTGAGCCCCGCCGGATCCAGGGTCTATGTTCTAACTACAACAGGCTCATTGGGCACATTTGAGGTGAGTAAACGAGAATTCACTTCGGAAATTCCTTTGGGTATCGAGGCCTTCCAGTTGATAGTAAATAAGAATCGAGTCTCCATGGAAAAGGAGGTCGCTGAGCGACGTGACACGATAATCGAAGGAATTCGCGACGGATTCACAATTCAGATCAGCTCAAGCAGGAACATCAGTTCGGCAAACGCTCTGGCGAGCAAGTTGAAGACATCAGGATATCCAGCATATGTCTCCTCGTCAGGTTCTCCAGATGGGCTCCTCTGGTATCGGGTGAGAGTGGGCATGTTTGACAAAAGAGACGATGCTGAGGTTGTAGCCAAAGCAGTCACCGATTTCCAACGGCTTAAGTGCTGGGTGACCAGTGCCTCAATCAACGTTGGTATCCTACCTGAGCTATCCCCAGCCGGTCGAGACATGGACTCAGATGGAAAGCCGGAGGTCGTGTACAAAATAGATCCGCGGCATCTTGTCGTCTATAAGATTGACAGAGGGGTTTATGTCAGAGTTTACGCAACTTCAAAAGAAAATGACATTTACCTGGGCGAGCCAAGGATGCAGGATGTGGATTCTGACGGCGACCAGGAGGCAGTGACCGAGCTCCTGGAAGGAGGCAAGGTGTCAGTGATAGATTTCGCAGACGGCGCCTATACCGAACGGATATCCCTCCGCTAACGCCCAGCTACCGAAACTGCGAAACTCCCCTCACCCATGCCCCACGCCATGGAAATTCCCCGCAACCCTCCACGCTCCTTCGAAATTACGAAACTCCCTTCACTCCCGCCCTACACCTCTAAAATTCCCTTCCCACAATCGGTACCGCATGGGGACAGGCACCGAATTGTTGCGTTCTGGACAGTGTGTGAGCTGACACGCTGTAGGGGCAGGGTCTCCCTGCCCTTGGGGAAAGGGCGCGGAAACCGCGCCCCTACAAATTCGCGGGGTTACTCAATGCCGGATCATAGATCTTAGATAATTAGGCCGCGCCCCTGCAACTCTACACCAGCGCTCAGAACAACAGAAGACGAGTTTGTCATTGCTTCGTCGTCGTTCGAGAGACTCCCTTCGGTATCCTCAGGGCAGGCACGACTCCCCGCAATGACACGTTTTGCTTAGGTGGGATGGGGGTTTCGTACTTAGTAATTCCTGTAAGGGATCAATA carries:
- a CDS encoding tetratricopeptide repeat protein, giving the protein MDHKQWKEFTLDTLGCFCYTCFSWLFTYPLTDKEGVVGQKHILVILLCLACVSLGCASRNPYVTGGIIDMQQSRYESAEVKFKQALEIEPENSDAHMWLGKSYASQRKFTKAADHFDKAISINPSQKSEFGREPRYFWAIYYNSGMDFIEDEAWDSAEKRLLSTIEIIPDSIGPYTQLSYVYTKQDKQDQAQDILNKAIEKAPDNMSVRVSLARYKIKNESYEDAKGMLKEVVSRDPDNAKAHYYLGLVFSKTKNSKEAEGEFAQAAKLDSTDRDAFFNLGFTRMALKKYGEAAEAFKRVVKFDPKDEESFFFLGMCYHEAKNYDLAIDTFTELIELNPEHGDAYIHRGYAKKEKGLTGDAYKDIEYGDKLNKQQGK